The Anopheles merus strain MAF unplaced genomic scaffold, AmerM5.1 LNR4000694, whole genome shotgun sequence genome includes a region encoding these proteins:
- the LOC121602901 gene encoding Bardet-Biedl syndrome 2 protein homolog isoform X3 produces MSSLCCRDRRRRRLRVANRKPRPGTFPLTIVASTWIVTSPCSTPSRIRGYTTPSVNMLTLHNVADEEMNALLTQKQKLLLELKHYENNIKYNKEILSNTSESNLVQSVPDNVGIIPSNTRLQIGISTSYDSNDMNIDITVSTNNSTTIRVVLIFADQLFKEETLIAHLTKDVSRILIPLKTLKDNAQDIHIKAFVGYPSSVQFHVFELTRQLPKFAMYTIPHNLTGSPKSVCKYAAYVMCAVLFFLRA; encoded by the exons ATGTCCAGTTTGTGCTGTCGCGAcaggcggcggcgacggctgCGGGTGGCGAACAGAAAACCTCGCCCGGGAACGTTCCCGCTAACCATCGTTGCTTCGACGTGGATCGTAACTTCACCGTGCAGCACACCGTCGCGAA TAAGGGGATATACGACGCCAAGCGTCAACATGCTAACGTTGCACAACGTTGCCGATGAGGAAATGAACGCTCTGCTGACTCAGAAACAGAaactgctgctcgagctgaagCACTACGAAAACAACATCAAGTACAACAAGGAAATCCTGAGCAACACGAGCGAAAGCAATCTGGTGCAGAGTGTGCCGGACAACGTCGGCATCATACCGTCCAACACGCGGCTACAGATCGGCATTTCCACCAGCTACGATAGCAACGATATGAACATCGACATCACCGTGTCGACCAACAACTCGACCACGATTCGTGTCGTGTTGATCTTTGCTGATCAGCTGTTCAAGGAGGAAACGCTGATCGCGCACCTGACGAAGGACGTTTCGCGCATACTGATACCGCTCAAGACGCTCAAGGACAATGCGCAGGACATTCACATCAAAGCGTTCGTCGGCTACCCGAGCAGTGTGCAGTTTCACGTGTTTGAACTGACCCGTCAGCTGCCCAAGTTTGCGATGTACACCATACCGCACAATCTGACCGGGTCACCGAAGAGTGTGTGTAAGTATGCCGCTTACGTTAtgtgtgcagttttgttttttttacgcgCTTAG